GTACTCCGCTGCACATTTCAGTTTACTTGAACGTGCAATATTTAAGAAGTTCCACTTCACTGAAAAAATCTTATAGATCAACATATTATTAGTCACCGAGCATATGTCACACACTAGTCATGATCTTTCGGTTGATCTTAAACTTGAAGCACATGAAACTCTGATACATATTCTCCGTGTGCAGTGGCCGTAAGCATCGATTGTGGAAACAGTAGCACTGGCTACTACGGCTACAGCGACGCCACAACAGGAATAGTGTACTCTTCTGACAGTGGATTTGTCGAGGGTGGTTTGAGCCACAATATTTTGGAGGAGTTCATGGCTGGTGCGGCGAATGAGCAACAGAAAACCCTGAGAAGCTTCCCTGAAAGTTCACGAAATTGCTACACACTGCGATCCACCACTGGTATGAAGTTTCTGTTGAGGGCTATGTTTACTTATGGCAACTACGATGGGTTGAACAAGAGTATGGATGGGACcctttttctgtttggactccatatCGGTGTCAATTTCTGGGAGGCGGTGAACTTAACAGGT
This Triticum aestivum cultivar Chinese Spring unplaced genomic scaffold, IWGSC CS RefSeq v2.1 scaffold175224, whole genome shotgun sequence DNA region includes the following protein-coding sequences:
- the LOC123177920 gene encoding putative leucine-rich repeat receptor-like protein kinase At2g19210, translated to MVISFSYLAITRQTWILALLLIRVMVTRVYGQSTSVAVSIDCGNSSTGYYGYSDATTGIVYSSDSGFVEGGLSHNILEEFMAGAANEQQKTLRSFPESSRNCYTLRSTTGMKFLLRAMFTYGNYDGLNKSMDGTLFLFGLHIGVNFWEAVNLTGLDPSRMVWKEMITVAQ